One genomic segment of Rivularia sp. PCC 7116 includes these proteins:
- a CDS encoding nucleotidyl transferase AbiEii/AbiGii toxin family protein: MKEINKHLIKIANNTNRPLEEILIYHLLESVLRRVADSNYGDELVLRGGMLTRLWVPTERRTAEDVDFLGLYPFDIQITKEKFQTILKNTSFTDKVIFDIDTLEVTGIWLETEFPGARVNINAGFEDYRKNIQIDIGFGDPLVPPAEWINFPTLTTENIRLQAATPETMFGWKLHGLVEQGIKRWRPKDLYDLMLFTSYIQLDETKVKAAIATAFSSRNTNLEEIYYLLSTPEWWDRSKNRGKWKWYIRRKPEQNMPEDFLSIVALVTQSWESTVKEIMEAAS; encoded by the coding sequence ATGAAAGAAATAAACAAGCATTTAATAAAAATTGCTAATAACACAAATCGTCCTTTAGAAGAGATATTAATTTACCACTTACTTGAAAGCGTTTTACGTAGAGTTGCTGATTCAAATTACGGTGATGAATTAGTTTTACGTGGTGGAATGCTGACTCGACTTTGGGTTCCAACGGAACGAAGAACTGCTGAAGATGTTGATTTTCTAGGTTTGTACCCTTTTGATATTCAAATAACAAAAGAAAAATTTCAAACTATTCTTAAAAATACATCTTTTACAGATAAAGTCATATTCGATATTGACACTTTAGAAGTCACGGGAATTTGGTTAGAAACAGAATTTCCAGGAGCGCGAGTTAATATTAATGCTGGATTTGAAGATTATCGAAAAAATATTCAAATAGATATTGGTTTCGGAGATCCACTAGTACCGCCAGCGGAATGGATTAATTTTCCAACACTAACTACAGAAAACATTAGATTGCAGGCTGCGACTCCCGAAACCATGTTTGGTTGGAAGCTTCACGGCTTAGTAGAACAAGGAATTAAACGCTGGCGACCAAAAGATTTATACGATTTAATGCTATTTACCTCATATATACAATTAGATGAAACAAAAGTTAAAGCAGCTATTGCCACAGCCTTCAGCAGTCGTAATACTAACTTAGAAGAAATTTATTATCTTTTATCTACACCAGAGTGGTGGGATAGAAGCAAAAATCGCGGTAAATGGAAATGGTATATTCGTCGCAAACCAGAGCAAAATATGCCAGAAGATTTTCTTTCAATTGTGGCTTTAGTGACACAAAGCTGGGAAAGTACGGTGAAAGAAATCATGGAAGCAGCTTCGTAA
- a CDS encoding heme o synthase, with protein sequence MIETNVSPRHSTFLQVIQSYYQLTKPRIIPLLLITTAGSMWIAASGEVNPVLLLVTLAGGTLAAASAQTINCIYDRDIDYDMERTRHRPIPSGRVQPRDALIFAIVLAVASFALLSIFANLLSAFLAMSGIAFYLLIYTHWLKRSSTQNIVIGGAAGAIPALVGCAAVTGTLSPTAWLIFAIVFVWTPPHFWSLALMIKDDYAAVNVPMLPVVAGEEATVKQIWWYSLVTVASTLLLVYPLHSVGIIYTIIALCLGAVFIRKAWQLLHHPQDRSLAKGMFLYSISYMMLLCLGMVIDSLPVTHRIVSFFGDKLNLLVG encoded by the coding sequence ATGATTGAGACAAATGTCTCTCCACGACACTCTACGTTTTTACAAGTTATTCAAAGTTACTACCAGCTAACTAAACCCCGCATTATCCCTTTGTTGCTGATTACTACTGCTGGAAGCATGTGGATAGCCGCATCGGGAGAGGTTAATCCCGTATTGTTATTAGTAACTCTTGCTGGTGGTACTTTAGCGGCTGCTAGCGCCCAAACAATTAACTGTATTTACGACCGCGATATTGATTATGATATGGAGCGTACCCGCCATCGCCCCATACCTTCGGGTAGAGTACAACCACGCGATGCTTTAATTTTTGCCATAGTTTTAGCTGTAGCTTCTTTTGCCCTGCTTAGTATATTTGCTAATTTGCTTTCTGCATTCTTAGCAATGTCCGGGATTGCTTTTTACTTGTTAATTTACACCCATTGGCTGAAGCGCAGCAGCACTCAAAATATTGTCATTGGGGGAGCCGCAGGAGCAATTCCCGCTTTAGTTGGTTGTGCTGCGGTAACGGGTACTTTAAGTCCTACTGCATGGTTGATATTTGCTATTGTGTTTGTTTGGACTCCACCACACTTTTGGTCTTTAGCATTGATGATTAAAGATGATTACGCAGCAGTAAACGTACCAATGCTGCCAGTGGTTGCAGGAGAAGAAGCAACAGTGAAGCAAATTTGGTGGTATAGCTTGGTAACAGTCGCATCAACGCTTTTACTAGTTTATCCCTTGCATTCTGTAGGAATTATCTACACTATTATTGCTTTGTGTTTGGGAGCGGTATTTATTCGCAAAGCGTGGCAATTATTACATCATCCTCAAGATCGTAGTTTGGCTAAAGGAATGTTTCTCTATTCCATTTCTTATATGATGTTGTTGTGTTTGGGTATGGTGATTGATAGTTTGCCCGTGACTCATCGCATTGTAAGTTTTTTTGGGGATAAGTTGAATTTATTGGTTGGTTGA
- a CDS encoding heme A synthase, whose product MSQFVLEQQNEVATTQQQSQKDRIRKLVWKMAIATLILMAIGSATRVMNAGLACPDWPLCYGELVPTKQMNLQVFLEWFHRLDAALIGFSALALVGMSWWSRRDLPKWLPWASTFALFLIVFQGILGGLTVTQLLRFDIVTAHLGTALFFFTTLLIIGTALTPYKATGTVGKLPAISFTASLLVYLQSLLGALVGSRWALHQCLSGDQFCTVMYTHIFGLLPPTLATLALVFVSWRTPALHPALRKLANYAGGLLILQIVLGFATFRLHLQVEPLTVTHQAIGASLLGTLVVFTVLAIRDWMDTRSISGYNTDLNSSATSDVSA is encoded by the coding sequence ATGAGCCAATTTGTTTTAGAACAACAAAACGAAGTTGCGACAACACAGCAACAATCGCAAAAAGATAGAATTCGTAAGCTTGTGTGGAAGATGGCGATCGCCACTTTGATTTTGATGGCAATCGGTAGTGCTACCCGCGTGATGAATGCTGGACTTGCTTGTCCGGATTGGCCTCTTTGTTACGGGGAACTTGTACCGACTAAACAAATGAATTTGCAGGTTTTCCTAGAATGGTTTCACCGATTGGATGCTGCATTGATTGGTTTTAGCGCTTTAGCTTTGGTAGGAATGTCTTGGTGGAGTCGTCGAGATTTACCTAAATGGCTGCCTTGGGCTTCTACATTTGCTCTGTTTTTGATTGTCTTTCAGGGTATTTTAGGAGGGCTTACCGTTACACAGCTTTTGCGGTTTGATATTGTTACCGCTCATTTGGGGACGGCATTATTCTTTTTTACCACTTTGCTGATTATTGGTACGGCACTCACACCTTATAAAGCCACAGGAACTGTTGGTAAACTACCAGCAATATCTTTCACTGCTAGCCTTTTAGTTTATTTACAAAGCTTACTAGGTGCTTTAGTTGGTTCGCGCTGGGCTTTACATCAATGTTTGAGCGGGGATCAATTCTGTACCGTTATGTACACTCATATTTTTGGTTTGCTACCACCAACCTTAGCAACATTAGCCTTAGTATTCGTGTCTTGGCGGACTCCAGCACTACACCCAGCTTTACGAAAACTGGCTAATTATGCTGGCGGGTTACTAATTCTACAGATTGTCTTAGGATTTGCCACTTTCCGCTTACATTTGCAGGTAGAACCTTTAACCGTTACTCATCAGGCTATAGGGGCTTCTTTACTAGGGACATTAGTTGTTTTTACAGTACTTGCAATACGTGATTGGATGGACACTCGTAGTATTTCAGGTTACAACACAGACTTGAATTCATCTGCTACAAGTGATGTTAGTGCTTAG
- a CDS encoding cytochrome c oxidase subunit II, whose amino-acid sequence MKIPSTIWTLLIGILLTLASFWLGQNHGLLPTAASDEAFLVDGLFNTMMTVSAGIFLIVEGVLIFSAIKYRRRKGDDTDAEPIHGNVPLEILWTAIPAIIVLGISVYSFDVYNSIGGFSPDDVNESPIAPQATSMPGAAIAATLDETPDVRNIEQLPEKENAPGMGIVSPTLGATPENQQTQPDLVVKVTGLQYAFLFNYPESGVFSGELHVPIGKEVYLDMAANDVIHAFWVPEFRLKQDLIPGRQTQLRFTPRKVGDYKLICAELCGPYHGAMNTTVVVQSPEDFDNWIKEQQVASKETMNQAVAVNPAELSADEFLAPYTNQMGISSDTLEQIHN is encoded by the coding sequence GTGAAAATTCCAAGTACAATCTGGACATTATTAATTGGTATCCTGCTGACACTAGCCAGTTTTTGGCTGGGTCAAAATCATGGTTTACTGCCTACAGCCGCTTCGGATGAAGCTTTTTTGGTGGACGGTTTGTTCAATACGATGATGACCGTTTCTGCGGGTATTTTTCTTATTGTTGAAGGAGTGTTGATTTTCAGCGCTATCAAATACCGCCGTCGTAAAGGAGATGATACAGATGCCGAACCAATTCATGGGAACGTACCGTTAGAAATTCTGTGGACGGCAATCCCAGCTATCATAGTTCTAGGTATTTCTGTTTATAGCTTTGATGTATACAACTCAATAGGTGGGTTTAGTCCTGACGATGTTAATGAATCTCCCATAGCTCCGCAAGCCACATCAATGCCTGGTGCAGCTATTGCAGCAACATTGGACGAGACACCTGATGTTAGAAATATTGAACAACTCCCCGAGAAAGAAAATGCTCCGGGAATGGGTATTGTTTCTCCGACTTTGGGCGCTACTCCCGAGAACCAGCAGACACAGCCCGATTTGGTAGTAAAAGTAACTGGTTTGCAGTACGCTTTTCTGTTTAACTATCCCGAAAGCGGTGTTTTCTCCGGTGAATTACACGTCCCTATAGGTAAAGAAGTTTATCTTGATATGGCTGCTAACGATGTAATTCATGCTTTTTGGGTACCAGAATTTCGTTTGAAGCAAGATTTAATTCCTGGAAGACAAACACAACTTCGTTTTACACCTCGGAAAGTAGGGGACTATAAGTTGATTTGTGCCGAACTTTGCGGCCCCTATCACGGTGCAATGAATACAACTGTTGTTGTTCAATCACCAGAAGATTTTGATAATTGGATAAAAGAACAGCAAGTTGCTAGCAAAGAAACCATGAATCAAGCAGTTGCTGTTAATCCCGCAGAATTATCAGCCGATGAATTTCTTGCTCCCTATACTAACCAAATGGGAATTTCATCAGATACCTTAGAGCAAATTCATAATTAG
- the ctaD gene encoding cytochrome c oxidase subunit I encodes MTQAQMEPSAHTAETSHNRQRKWWEYFTFNTDHKVIGIQYLVTTFIFYCIGGVMADLVRTELRTPASDFVSPELYNGLFTLHATIMIFLWIVPAGAGFANYLIPLMIGAEDMAFPKLNALAFWIVPPSGVLLITSLALGDAPDAGWTSYPPLSLVTGQVGEAIWIASILLLGTSSILGAINFLVTLLKMRAPGIGFHQLPLFCWAMMATSALVLISTPVLAGALILLSFDLIAGTAFFNPSGGGDPVVYQHMFWFYSHPAVYIMILPFFGVISEVIPTHSRKPIFGYKAIAYSSLAISFLGLIVWAHHMFTSGIPGWLRMFFMITTMVIAVPTGIKIFSWLATMWGGKIRLNSAMLFAMGFLGIFVIGGISGVMLAAVPFDIHVHDTYFVVAHLHYVLFGGSVLGIFAGYYHWFPKITGRMVNETLGRIHFALTIVGMNMTFLPMHKLGLMGMNRRIAQYDPKFASINEICTYGSYILAISTIPFIINIVWSWMAGKKANNNPWDSLTLEWMTTSPPAIENFESHPFLLVGPYEYGTERAKQVVALSHTDKPFTNAKSPAPASGDDESYPAIAAEAG; translated from the coding sequence ATGACACAAGCACAGATGGAACCATCAGCCCATACGGCTGAGACTTCCCATAATCGTCAGAGAAAATGGTGGGAGTATTTTACTTTCAATACCGACCATAAGGTAATTGGAATACAGTACCTAGTCACTACATTCATTTTTTACTGTATCGGTGGTGTAATGGCGGATTTGGTTCGTACTGAACTGCGAACTCCCGCATCAGATTTTGTAAGTCCGGAACTTTACAACGGCTTGTTTACCCTGCACGCTACAATCATGATTTTTCTGTGGATTGTGCCAGCAGGTGCGGGTTTTGCCAATTATCTGATTCCCTTGATGATTGGGGCGGAAGATATGGCATTTCCGAAATTAAATGCCCTGGCTTTCTGGATTGTTCCTCCTTCTGGAGTATTGCTAATTACCAGTTTGGCTCTAGGGGATGCACCGGATGCGGGTTGGACTTCTTATCCTCCTCTGAGTTTAGTCACCGGACAAGTTGGTGAGGCAATTTGGATTGCCAGTATTTTGCTGCTGGGTACCTCTTCGATTTTAGGTGCCATCAATTTCCTGGTAACTTTGTTGAAAATGCGCGCCCCTGGAATCGGTTTCCATCAACTACCTTTGTTTTGCTGGGCAATGATGGCTACCTCGGCGCTGGTTTTAATTTCAACCCCAGTACTTGCAGGCGCACTTATTCTACTTTCTTTTGACTTAATTGCCGGAACCGCATTCTTCAATCCATCTGGTGGTGGCGATCCCGTAGTTTACCAGCACATGTTCTGGTTCTACTCCCACCCTGCGGTTTACATTATGATTTTGCCTTTCTTCGGGGTAATTTCGGAAGTGATTCCCACTCATTCGCGTAAACCTATTTTTGGTTATAAAGCAATTGCCTATTCTTCTCTAGCAATTAGCTTTTTGGGTTTGATTGTTTGGGCGCACCATATGTTTACCAGCGGTATTCCTGGTTGGTTGCGGATGTTTTTCATGATTACCACCATGGTTATTGCCGTACCTACTGGTATTAAAATATTTAGCTGGTTGGCAACAATGTGGGGTGGAAAAATCCGTCTCAACAGCGCGATGCTTTTTGCAATGGGCTTCTTAGGTATCTTTGTAATTGGCGGTATCAGTGGTGTCATGTTGGCTGCGGTGCCTTTTGATATCCACGTTCATGACACCTATTTTGTAGTTGCTCACTTGCATTACGTATTATTTGGCGGTTCGGTTTTGGGAATTTTCGCAGGTTACTACCACTGGTTCCCCAAAATTACCGGACGCATGGTTAACGAAACCTTGGGTAGAATTCATTTTGCTCTAACAATCGTCGGTATGAACATGACTTTCTTACCCATGCATAAGTTGGGTTTGATGGGAATGAATCGTCGCATTGCTCAATACGACCCCAAATTTGCCAGCATCAACGAAATTTGTACCTACGGTTCCTATATCCTGGCAATATCCACAATTCCTTTCATCATCAACATTGTTTGGAGTTGGATGGCTGGGAAAAAAGCAAATAACAATCCTTGGGATTCCTTGACATTGGAGTGGATGACCACTTCACCACCAGCCATAGAGAACTTTGAGTCACATCCTTTCTTACTTGTGGGACCTTATGAATATGGAACCGAAAGAGCTAAGCAAGTTGTAGCTTTATCTCATACCGACAAACCCTTCACTAATGCCAAATCACCGGCACCAGCAAGCGGTGATGACGAATCTTATCCAGCGATCGCAGCAGAAGCGGGATAA
- a CDS encoding heme-copper oxidase subunit III codes for MQSQAIDPAKTEQNHHHAAAVESQHAEHPDHRLFGLVVFLIAEGMIFLGMFGAYFAFRSTLAEWPPAGTPELELLLPGINTIILISSSFVIHNADTAIKKNNVRGMQMWFAITAIMGIIFLCGQIYEYKHLEFGLTTNLFASAFYVLTGFHGLHVTIGVLAILAVLWRSRKQNHYSDEHHFGIEAAELYWHFVDVIWIVLFGILYLL; via the coding sequence ATGCAAAGTCAAGCAATCGATCCAGCAAAAACAGAACAAAATCACCATCATGCAGCAGCTGTAGAATCGCAACATGCAGAACATCCAGACCATCGTCTGTTTGGATTAGTTGTATTTCTAATCGCTGAAGGAATGATTTTCTTGGGTATGTTCGGTGCATACTTTGCTTTCCGTTCTACCTTAGCTGAATGGCCACCTGCTGGTACGCCAGAGTTAGAATTATTGCTCCCCGGTATCAACACAATAATTCTAATTTCTAGTAGTTTTGTAATTCATAATGCCGATACCGCCATCAAAAAGAACAACGTGCGGGGAATGCAAATGTGGTTTGCGATCACCGCTATTATGGGAATAATCTTTTTATGCGGTCAAATTTATGAATACAAGCATTTAGAATTTGGTTTAACAACCAATTTATTTGCTAGTGCGTTTTACGTGTTGACAGGTTTCCACGGATTACACGTTACCATCGGAGTTTTAGCGATATTGGCTGTATTGTGGCGTTCTCGCAAGCAAAACCATTACAGCGACGAGCATCATTTTGGAATAGAAGCAGCGGAATTATACTGGCACTTTGTTGATGTGATTTGGATTGTGCTTTTCGGAATTCTGTATCTACTTTAA
- a CDS encoding peptidoglycan-binding protein, translating to MTTTTSNRISKPVLKKGSTGEAVKELQKLLLHYGMYVYIDNNGACAYPTEAEAIDGVFGSKTEDAVKLFQGKMFLVQDGIVGNKTWQALYKGAPVDMPILKKGSTGVLVKQMQDRLFTGGYYSSELTMGNHASTVDGIFGLQTESAIKNLQKNAGLVADGIVSDRTWFEISKIQTIFC from the coding sequence ATGACAACTACTACAAGCAATAGAATCAGTAAGCCAGTACTTAAGAAAGGTTCTACAGGTGAAGCAGTAAAAGAATTGCAAAAGCTACTTTTACACTACGGTATGTATGTATACATTGATAATAATGGAGCTTGCGCTTACCCTACTGAGGCTGAGGCAATTGATGGTGTATTTGGCTCTAAAACTGAAGATGCAGTAAAACTGTTTCAAGGCAAAATGTTTTTAGTGCAAGATGGCATTGTTGGTAATAAAACATGGCAAGCACTTTACAAGGGGGCACCTGTTGATATGCCTATATTGAAAAAAGGTAGCACCGGAGTATTAGTCAAACAAATGCAAGATCGCCTATTTACTGGTGGTTATTATAGTAGTGAACTTACAATGGGTAACCATGCTAGTACAGTTGATGGAATTTTTGGTTTGCAAACAGAATCAGCCATCAAAAATTTGCAGAAAAATGCTGGTTTAGTCGCTGACGGAATTGTCAGCGATCGTACTTGGTTTGAGATTAGTAAGATTCAAACAATTTTCTGCTAA
- a CDS encoding GIY-YIG nuclease family protein translates to MTTQANIPELTSLDFIPYIDEDGNLPEQYQGKIGVYAIFDREKTLQFVGYSRDVFLSLRQHLVRQPESCYWVKVETIERPSRKILEEIEQAWIAENASLPIGNGENKDKWISPINAKALITPEEQANYDNPIHDEMAKIKIIKNIARRVEADILKQLEARGLQMQIRFNPKLKEEGLLDLKS, encoded by the coding sequence ATGACTACACAAGCAAATATTCCTGAATTAACAAGTTTAGATTTTATTCCTTACATTGATGAAGATGGTAATTTACCCGAACAGTATCAAGGCAAAATAGGAGTATATGCAATTTTTGATCGAGAAAAGACTCTGCAATTTGTTGGTTATTCACGCGATGTTTTTCTCAGCCTCAGACAGCATTTAGTACGTCAACCTGAATCATGTTATTGGGTAAAAGTAGAAACTATTGAACGTCCTAGCCGTAAAATCTTAGAAGAAATAGAACAAGCTTGGATTGCGGAAAATGCTAGCTTACCTATAGGGAATGGAGAAAATAAAGACAAATGGATTTCTCCGATTAATGCTAAAGCCTTAATAACTCCTGAAGAACAAGCAAATTATGATAATCCCATTCATGATGAAATGGCGAAAATCAAAATTATTAAAAATATAGCGCGCAGAGTTGAAGCAGACATTCTCAAACAGCTTGAAGCACGCGGTTTACAAATGCAGATCAGATTTAATCCGAAGTTGAAGGAAGAAGGTTTATTGGATTTGAAATCTTAG
- the mutT gene encoding 8-oxo-dGTP diphosphatase MutT gives MNQNISSLAHKIIGVAVIWNDKEQILIDRRRQEGAMGGLWEFPGGKIEPGETVEQCIKREIDEELAIDIEVGEHLITIDYTYTDLRVTLNVHECSHIKGIPQALECDEIRWVSLEELEKFDFPAANFQIITALQQKVANRKQLIR, from the coding sequence ATGAATCAAAATATTTCTTCGCTAGCTCACAAAATTATAGGTGTAGCTGTAATTTGGAATGATAAAGAGCAAATATTAATAGATCGTCGTCGTCAAGAAGGAGCGATGGGGGGTTTGTGGGAGTTTCCTGGTGGCAAAATAGAACCGGGTGAAACTGTTGAACAATGCATTAAACGAGAAATTGATGAGGAATTAGCAATAGATATTGAAGTCGGAGAGCATCTTATAACTATTGACTATACTTATACAGATTTACGAGTTACCCTCAACGTACATGAATGCAGCCATATTAAAGGCATTCCACAAGCATTGGAATGTGATGAAATCCGATGGGTAAGCTTAGAAGAATTGGAAAAATTTGATTTTCCTGCTGCCAATTTTCAAATTATTACAGCCTTACAGCAGAAAGTAGCTAACCGCAAACAGTTAATTAGATAA
- a CDS encoding histidine kinase gives MQASQGQQLINSEAPLQLLLFVDERPKSRLQIQQIRSYLQQLQLEYDFELQIIDVGKQPHLAEHFKLVATPALIKIHPEPRQVLAGSNIVSQLKTWWSRWQTSVESYLQLQQEFQQAVENDPDGYIKKSEIPTNSLAISAEIIELSDEVFRLKQEKQQLQEQLQFKDRVIGMLAHDLRNPLTATIIAIDTLKSNYNSETGEFRRLTPALTAHMLNHARTQTKVIEKMITDLLQVGRGKDTKIPISPQKIVLGDICLEVLEELRESYKAKSLEIIKDIPQDLPYVYADPERIRQVVINLLDNAIKYTPPEGTVTIAGLHRTSQKVQFSIGDSGPGIPQENRDRIFENRFRLERDEAKDGYGIGLSLCQKIVQAHYGQIWVDRAPTGGAWFHFILPVYPN, from the coding sequence ATGCAAGCTTCTCAGGGACAACAACTTATTAATTCAGAAGCTCCTTTACAGCTACTATTGTTCGTGGATGAACGTCCCAAGTCCCGACTACAAATACAGCAAATCCGCTCTTATCTCCAACAATTGCAGCTTGAATATGATTTTGAACTCCAGATTATTGATGTAGGAAAACAACCCCATTTAGCAGAGCATTTTAAACTCGTAGCAACACCAGCACTAATTAAGATTCATCCAGAACCCCGACAAGTTTTAGCCGGTAGCAACATAGTTTCTCAATTAAAAACTTGGTGGTCTAGATGGCAAACCAGCGTAGAATCTTACTTACAGCTACAGCAAGAATTCCAACAAGCTGTAGAAAATGACCCTGATGGGTACATCAAAAAATCTGAAATTCCGACTAATTCTCTGGCAATTTCCGCAGAAATCATCGAGCTTTCTGATGAAGTTTTTCGTTTAAAACAAGAAAAACAGCAGCTGCAAGAACAATTGCAATTTAAAGATCGTGTCATCGGTATGTTGGCTCATGACCTCCGCAACCCCCTGACAGCAACAATTATCGCCATAGATACCTTAAAATCTAATTACAATAGCGAAACGGGTGAATTTAGGCGATTAACGCCAGCATTAACGGCTCATATGCTCAATCATGCCCGCACCCAAACCAAGGTAATTGAAAAAATGATTACCGATTTGTTGCAGGTAGGACGTGGCAAGGATACAAAAATTCCGATATCGCCTCAAAAGATAGTATTAGGCGATATTTGTTTAGAAGTACTCGAAGAATTGCGCGAATCATATAAAGCAAAATCTTTAGAAATAATAAAAGATATTCCTCAAGACTTACCCTACGTTTACGCCGATCCCGAACGCATACGGCAAGTGGTGATTAACCTTCTAGATAATGCTATCAAGTACACTCCCCCCGAAGGTACTGTTACTATTGCCGGTTTGCATCGTACCAGTCAAAAAGTCCAATTTAGCATCGGTGATAGCGGCCCAGGTATTCCCCAAGAAAACCGCGATCGCATTTTTGAAAATCGCTTCCGTCTCGAAAGGGATGAAGCTAAAGATGGCTACGGTATAGGCTTAAGCTTGTGTCAAAAAATTGTTCAAGCCCACTACGGTCAAATTTGGGTAGATCGCGCACCTACAGGAGGGGCTTGGTTCCACTTTATACTGCCTGTTTATCCCAATTAA
- a CDS encoding YARHG domain-containing protein: MMSMLLNNRYQIIRTLGSGGFGDTFLAEDTQMPSGRSCVIKQLKPIENNPQIYQLVQERFAREAAILEELGGLNHQIPTLYAYFCLDEKFYLVQEWIEGNTLSAKIQHQGLFNESDVREIVANILLVLQFVHSKRIIHRDIKPDNIILRQSDGKPVLIDFGAVRETMATVVNSQGSLTRSIVIGTPGYMPSEQAAGRAIYSSDLYSLGLTMVYLLSGKSPQQLETNSLTGEITWESEVGNISPALKTIINKAIAYHPRERYSSALEMLEDLRQLTTHISPTIPFDNQANNSYQSTVIANKAVENLSEPQVTKHQKDKTNNKLGILPLSAIIGSVVGMFSIGSFWLLRPKNVISQSQIEGMATPQSQPTVKPAILEPQPSVKYTANDFSWLSSRRVTDADLDGMNGYTLDLMRNSIFARHGRRFNNPGLQQYFDKQSWYIPKYSPQDFPSNLLSNLERMNVESIAEYQDRTNKRFFGK; the protein is encoded by the coding sequence ATGATGTCCATGCTCTTGAACAACCGCTATCAAATTATTCGCACTTTAGGAAGTGGTGGCTTTGGTGATACATTCTTAGCTGAAGATACTCAAATGCCTTCTGGACGAAGTTGTGTAATCAAGCAACTCAAGCCCATTGAGAATAATCCCCAGATTTATCAATTAGTACAAGAAAGGTTTGCGCGAGAAGCAGCAATTTTAGAGGAATTAGGTGGATTAAATCACCAAATTCCCACCTTATATGCTTATTTTTGCTTGGATGAGAAGTTTTATTTGGTTCAAGAATGGATTGAAGGAAATACTTTAAGCGCAAAAATTCAACATCAAGGTTTATTTAATGAAAGCGATGTCAGAGAAATAGTTGCAAATATATTACTAGTTTTGCAATTCGTACATAGTAAGCGGATTATTCACCGCGACATCAAGCCAGATAATATTATTTTGCGGCAGAGCGACGGTAAGCCAGTACTGATAGATTTTGGTGCAGTGCGGGAAACAATGGCAACAGTAGTTAATTCTCAAGGTAGTCTGACTCGTTCAATTGTAATTGGTACCCCTGGGTATATGCCCAGCGAACAAGCTGCTGGTAGAGCTATTTATTCAAGTGATTTATACAGTTTGGGGTTAACTATGGTTTACCTACTGTCTGGAAAATCACCCCAACAATTAGAGACTAATTCACTGACTGGAGAAATTACTTGGGAATCTGAAGTTGGAAATATTAGCCCTGCGTTGAAAACAATCATAAATAAGGCTATTGCCTACCATCCACGGGAACGTTATTCTAGTGCTTTAGAAATGCTGGAGGATTTGCGACAATTAACCACTCATATTTCACCTACTATACCTTTTGATAATCAAGCAAATAATTCTTATCAATCAACAGTTATAGCTAATAAAGCAGTAGAAAATTTATCCGAGCCACAAGTTACAAAACATCAAAAAGATAAAACAAATAATAAATTAGGAATACTACCTCTCAGTGCGATTATTGGTAGCGTTGTTGGAATGTTTAGCATCGGCAGTTTTTGGTTATTAAGACCAAAAAATGTTATTTCCCAATCTCAAATTGAAGGCATGGCAACACCTCAATCTCAACCAACGGTGAAGCCCGCAATACTCGAACCTCAACCTTCTGTAAAATATACAGCAAATGATTTTTCTTGGCTGTCTTCAAGAAGGGTAACAGATGCAGATTTGGATGGCATGAATGGTTATACTTTGGACTTAATGAGAAATTCTATTTTTGCTCGTCATGGAAGACGTTTTAACAATCCTGGCTTGCAACAATATTTCGATAAGCAATCTTGGTATATCCCCAAGTATTCACCTCAAGACTTCCCTTCTAATTTACTATCGAATCTGGAAAGAATGAATGTAGAATCTATTGCAGAATATCAAGATAGAACAAATAAAAGATTTTTTGGGAAATGA